The nucleotide window ggcgccgctgcgcaatGCCAAGTCGGCGGACTTGGGCACGTTCTTCGGCGCCTCGATGCCCGCGGCGCAGTCCGCGGCTGGGTTTTCGTTCGGTCTCACGgaacagcagctgcagtaCCAGGAGACGGCGCGAAACTTCGCCAAGGAAAAGATGATCCCCGTCGCGGCGGAGTACGACAGGTCGATGAAGTACCCCCATGATGTGTACAAGCAGGCGTGGGAGCTTGGCTTGACTAACATGCACATCCCGACGAAGtacggcggcctcggcgcgAGTGTCATGGACGGCTTGGTTGTGCAGGAGGAGCTTGCCTACGCGTGCTCGGGCATGGCGACTGCGTTCGAGGGCAACAGCCTCGCCGAAGCGCCGCTCCTCATCGCCGGCACGGACGCGCAGAACGCTAAGTACCTCAGCCGCATGGTCGaagagccgctgctggctgcgTACTGCGTGACGGAGCCGACGGGTGGGTCGGACGTGGCTGGCATGAAGACGGTTGCGAAGAAGGAGGGCGACAAGTGGGTCATCAACGGCTCCAAGATGTGGATCACGaacggcggcgtggcgaaCTGGTACTTTGTGTTGGCGCGCAGCGAGGGCGGCTTCACCGGCTTCATCGTGGACGCCGACACGCCTGGCGTGACGCTCGGGCAGAAGGAGGTGATGCTTGgccagcggtgcagcgacaCGCGCGGCATCATGTTCGAGAACGTGGTGGTGCCGGAGGAGAACGTCGTGGGCGAGGCAGGCAAGGGCTTCCAGGTAGCCATGAAGGTGTTTGACTTTACTCGTTCCGCGGTCGCTATCAGCGCTGTCGGACTGGCCCGCCGCGCCACGGACGAGGCGACGAAGTACGCTCGCGAGCGCGTGACAATGGGCAAGCCGATCGCGCAGCATCAGGCCGTAGCGTTCATGTTGGCAGAGATGGCGGCTGGCGTGGAGGCGTGCCGGCTCATGACATACCGCGCTGGCTGGGAAACGGATCAGGGACGCCGCAACACGTACTGCGCTTCGTGCGCCAAGATGATGGCGTCCAACCTTGCCGAGAAGTGCTCGACGAACGCGGTGCAGATCTTCGGGGGCAACGGCTATAACACGGGCTACCCGGTGGAGAAGCTCTACCGTGACTGCAAGATCTTCTCAATCTACGAGGGCACGACGCAGATCCAGCACGCGATCATCGGCCGTTACGTGACGGGGATGCGCTGCTGAGTGCAGCGCGAGGCACGGCAGGGTATCTGCCTTTCGAACAGTGCGCCGTAGCGCAGACGGGCACCGTGATCAAGGACACAGGCGCGTGCTTTCttatatgtgtgcgtgtgtctgtgcatgcgcgccgaGCTCCGCGCGTGCTGCCTACACTGACTGGACGTTGGCTGTGTCGCCGtagcgcgtgcgcacccaCCGAAAgagaggtgcgtgtgtgtgtgcgcgcctgaACGCCTGATATTGTTGTTTTGCTTCGCTCCTTTGTTTTACTGGGCCTTTGCCGCCCCCTTCACGATCTCCAGAAGAGTCGATGTTCCTTCCCCTTCCTTTACAgcccccccacccctccacacacacacacacacacacagacacacagacatgcacatgcacatgcacatgcacgcgcgcccGTTGGCCTCTTGGAGTTGCTCgggtgcacgtgtgcgatGGTTTTGGACGGACGTGTGCTCAGGTGTGTGAGGCCTCGTTTTTCTCTCTATGGTCGCACGGCGTGCTCTCGCTGGCGCCAAAAAAGCGTCTCTGGTCTCGCTTCATGGTGGACTCGGCGGGCTTCGAAGTGAGTGCGAGTCGGTAGCGCGCGTCGAGGAGGGCACGCCCGCGCTACCCCGTTAGGCTTTCTAGACTCGTGGAAGCGCCCACGCAGGtggcgcgccaccacctctccgTTCACATGCTAGCCGCCTTGACACTCTCTCCGACTTCGTTGACAGTCGGCGCAGGCCATTAGCATCCACCATCAGCATTACTTGACATAGCCGGTGTGTGAGCCTCTTGAAGGGGGCTGCTGCGGACATCATTCATGCGTCcgcatgcatgcgcgtgtgcgccacccCTCACCTCATCCATGTAagaatacacacacacgtaggaatatatatatatatgtatatgtatatatgcatgtgtgtgtgtgtgcagtcTGTGCTAGCgcgtgccccctcccccttcccccttttcgtGTTCTTGCACTTCTTTCCTTCCGCACAATTCGCTCGCCGTCCCCCACGCGGCTCGCGCCTCTTCGCTTCTCCGCTTCGCCTTCGTTGTTTGTTTCTTGTGGATGTGCGCGTTCTGGTGCTCGCCTACCCGCTTGCTTGCTTGATGCCGACGAAGTATCGCCCACCCGCTTGCCCCCTCCTTCTGCTGAACCAGCGCGTGAGTGCGCACCGGGCCCCGGCGGCCGACATGTTTTGGTGTCGTTCTCTTGCGCGTTCTTTGAATGTTTTGCGGTTGCACGCGTTTCCGTGGACGCAACACGGCGACGAGATCAGGTGGACTGACTGATGGCGTCCTCGTTTCTTCGCCTCAGTGGAGGCGTGACGTCTGTCCCACCTCTCAGCGATACGTGTGTGGTCTTCTACTCTCTGTGGGCACGGGCCCCCCGGTGACCGCATGGccccccttcttcctcgtcATCTGCATGGCCCGTGCCTTCAGAGGGCGTCCGGCCACGCCCTTCGTGTCTCCGCTCGGTGGACAGGTAGCGGGAAGGACGAAGCGGGTGCGAtggcacacacgcccacacaccgCCCAGAAGTCGGATGCCTTACGACGAATGTGCTGACTCGCTCCGTGGCCTCGCGCTGCCACGCACtccgtctctgcctctccaccgccgctctctctcttctcccacacacgctggcgaaggagcgAAGGGACTCGCATGCATACCGGGCTtggtacacacacacacacgcacgcacatcttCGAAACcgcatacatacacagacacgtacagcgcacgtgcacgcagaCGTACATCGATCGCGCGCACATCTGCCGTTGCACACACTAACCGCTTTCCTCGTAAATCTCACGgacacgcgtgcgtgcacctATCCGCCTCACCCTGCACTTTTAGCTGCTTGAGAGTCTTACGTGCGTTGAGCTCCTGTAGTCCTCTATTACGCGCCGCACCCCTCTTACACGcccgagcacacacacacacacacacacacacacacacacaccttcaAACCTTTCCGCGTTCGAGACGCCTGCGTTGGTGTCTagtggcgctgcgctgctccgtGTATCTCTGCCGTCTCCCTTGGTCTGTCACGTCATCTCACCTCTCTTGTTCAACTCGCACCACTGTTCGGGTTGCAGCTCGGAGCGCACGCAGCGAAGGGACTGGGGCGGgagtgaaggaggaggcgagggggggggcgtgaGCAGCGACGGTTTCGAGGTGGTTGCGAGCTCTGCATCCTCGGCGTCTCCCGTGTCGACCTTGCGGTGCCTCTTCCTTGGGTCGGCCGATATCATAGTGCCCATTCTTTGAAGTCTTCCCAATAGGCACGAAACACCTCTCTACACCGTGTGGCCCTCGGCCgcgtaaaaaaaaagccgTGCGTGAAGGGCGATCACGAGCAGCGGGAACGGTAGCAGgactgcgcacgcagcgcatcCCAGTGCACGCACCTACGCCCACGTGCGCTTTTTTTGTAAGCGGAGAACACACCCCTTGAAGGGGCCATGGACGTGAAGCTGGGCACCATCATCAGCCGCTTCGCTTTTACCTTTCCCAGCCTCTACGATGATGGCCGTGACGgccacgacgccgcggtATCCTCTCCAGAAGACGCGGACGCCGAGGAGAGCTGTGGCGTTGCGTTCACCAGCGGTGCACGTTGTGATGAATCCCGAAAGACCGCAAAGACGACGCAGACCGGCTGGAGATCACACGCCACGCGGTTGGGCGCGCCCGCGTCACCAACGGAGAAGCTGGACATCACAGGCGCATACGCGTTCGTGAGTGACGGCGGGGCTGCTTCGTCCGTGTCGCTGAccgcatcaccaccacctaTTCTCggtcgtgctgctgcccgcggCGACCGCGGAAACAGCACCGTCGCGCCGCCTCAGCACGGCGTTGGGGACCGCGGGGATGGCGCTGTGCGGTGTGGTACGCCGCTGCACCTACCTGATCTtgtgcagctggcggcgcatGCTTGGAACGTGGAGCTTCACCGCGGATCTACGGGAGCTGCGAGTCActgcgtgctgcggctgcccccGTTTGCCCTCGGCAGGACCCTCTACCGCGGCCCGGTGGTGTACGTGCTGGCATCTGGGGTGGTGCGCATGGCGAcgcacggcagcgtggcTGCAACGGAGCTGCTCGCCCGGCGCGTCCGTGACGCGCTGCACGAGGCCTGCAAACCGTTGGCAGTGCGCAGAGCAGCCCGGGAGGAGCTGCTCTTGATGCGGGCAGTGCTGGAAGACTCTCTCTCGGACATGCTGGAGgacgaaggcggcgaagaggggCGTGCGCGACACCTCTGCACTGCTGTGCTCAAAGCCGAGGCGAAGCTACCTAGCCGCGGCATGCCGCTGGCGACCGCGCTGGCCGGAGATACAGCGACGAGCAGCCAACACGGGCGCAGGGCCGCCTTTGGATCTTCGTCGACTGCTGCTAGAGTAGGGTCCTTGGCGCATGACAAGGCGGGCCACGGTCCGCTAACACTCGTCTCGACTCCATTGGTGCCCTCTGCGAGGGCGTGCAAGATCGACTTTTTACAAGCGGTGGCGACCCCGCGCTGGGACGAGATCGCCGGCCTGCGTGCCTCGCTCTTCGCGCCAGCCTCAGCAGCCCCTGGCAGTGAGCACatcaacagcggcggcggcgtggccaAGGTGGATCGGGACGCCGAAGGAGCCCCCCGCGTATCGGTGCGAAGTGCGAGTGTAAACGTTCGCGGTGATGCGCCGATggagtggtggcggtggtacCTCGGCGTGCAGGCCGACGATCACGGCGtgggtggaggcgatggcagTGGCGTTGCCCGTCGTGGGGGAGGAGCCAcgtcggctgctgccgcgaaTTCGGAGAAGCCCTTTCTAGCAGACCGTAGTGGGGTGCCACGGCTGGGGCCCGGGCTCAGCGGCGATGCATCCGAAGGAGGCAACGCAGATGCTCGCAGTTCCAACAAGACGACGGGCTTCTGGACCTGCGCTGGGTACACGGACGCATCTCCGGAGAATGCCGCGAAGTTTGTGCGCTTTCTGCAGCGTCGACGAGCGTTGCTGGCACACCATGTCGCTTCCTtcaagctgcgccgccaagCCACCCAGAACAGCCTTCAAATCCTGCTGGACTGGCGAACAGCCAccccgccgtcaccaccagcaccaccaccgcctctctctgcagcagcagcgccgctcgtGGGACGCCCTCCACTCGCTCGAGCGTTGGTGGGGCATctgacggcggtggcacagcCGCTGATGGACTCCGGCACGCCATctgtgcctgctgctccggcCAGGACCAGCACCAGTGGCAACGCTTGGGTGACGGAGGCGAGTGCGGCAAACTTCTTCATGGAGTCGACCTTCATTGCCGAGTCCACGGCGCCGTATGGGCTGGAGAGTGTGCGGATGCCAACGGATAGGATATCATCCGCCGAcccagcgctgccggccaGCATGGTTTTGGGCGACGGGAACGTGGAAAACCCTTGTGGCAGCACGGCTCTCACGCCGGACAGTGGTCGTGGCAGCATGTCTGCGTTGCTCGAACCCAATGTAGGCCACTCTGCCCTGCGctacggcagcagcagcaacaaggACGACAGGACCGCGACCAAGGCTGCACCCGAAAATCGCAAGCGCGGagtcgcggcggcacaggCATCGGCGGCAAAGAGAgatgaggcggcggctgcggcgatggAGCATGTGACGTGCCTTATCCACCGCACTGGCCGTGTGCAGATGACCGCCGCTTCGGAGCTGGCGCTACGACAGGTGTGTGCCATGCTGCTCATTCCTTTCTTGGTCGCtacggcggaggtggagttGTGACGCACGAGACACATAGTCTCGATTACGtaccttctctctccacacCCGAACTTTCTTGGGGATGCATGCGTGATATGCCTGGCAAGGAAATGACCACCGCGCTCACCATCAACACCTCGCATTGTCGCCGTCATGATCGGCGCTCTCCGAGTCTGCGTTGTCTGTGCGTACATCCGCGTCCACATCATTGCagacgcggctgcgtgcagacccagcagtagcagcaacACCCACCCcatcctcatcctcctccctcccataccacccccaccctctcttccctgTGTGTTGTGCGCACGACGTACACCTCCGCATAAGGAGGCGTGACGCTCGCGTTGCCTCTTATCTTCCTGCCCTTTTCCCCATCCCTCACGTTGATCGGGCTCCTCATAGACGGGCGACGCACCCCGAGAGACCGCGGCGACCGGCGCGTGTTCTTGCGCCTGTGCGCTCGCAGTGATACAGacccctccaccaccaacaccaacaccagcaccaccggcaccagcagACGTGGATAGCATAGAAGGATACGAGCGGAACGGAGCTGGCTCGCTCTCGGCCGCCCGTCCCCTTCTCTCTGGGGCCTTCACATCCCCTCTTTCGCCAGCTCTCATCAGCGAGCCATCActacacacagacaccatAAcgacctcccccctccttctctctcccctccacacacacagggccTGGGCGTGGGCGCTCTGTCACATCCAAGAGCAGATCTATACACTTTCTATGCATACGCTTGCCTCAACGCCTCGCGCTATTCGGCAGAGAgccccaccaccgctgcgcggctgTCTTGGgccttcacacacacacacacacaaacacacacagcctCACACCGCTcgcctgcagccgctgccgtcttcctctctgcctGCCCGCCTTCTCTGTTTAGTGGCGCGTcgcaccgacgcagcgctgctgaggGCGAAGGGGCGCTCCTCAGTGCGCCTTGTAAGGCGCGGAAGCTGCCGTTGGCAGTGGCAGTGACAGAGCAAGCAAACGAAAGGAAGGGCGAAGCAAAAACGTGGGCGCGTGCGTTGCCGAGCACCGCACGCGGACAAGCTTCTCCCCTGCTCTTCTActgttttgtttgtttgcttgtgcacgtgtgtatgCTCGCGTTGGGTGATGAGGGAAacagcgccgctggcggcaccGAGCTCACCGCCGAACAACGGAGACGCATCGGCAGGTATTGCAGGGGCGCCGCTATCAGACGAACTTgcgggggcggtggtgacggccCACAAGCGCTGTGGTCTTCGTGCGGCATCGCCGACTGCTGCCCCTGCTGACGCCATCGCAGCGACAAGCGCTGCAGGGAGCCTTGCGTTCCCCCTACCTCTGTCTCGCAGCACCGCTCCTCAGCGCCTTGACGGTGGCGCACCTGAGACGCCGTCTTGGCGAATAAGCTCTGAAGAGAGTCGCGGTTCCGCTCAGAAGGCCGAAGGTGGCAATCTCCTGGAGCTCCCTATCCGCGTGTCCTCGACGCATGAAGACCTCGACGATGTCTCCACCGGCGTGGTCGCACCACCTTCGCCTGGCATGTTCACCTGCGCGCAGAAGAAGgagccagcagcgcgctcgcAGTCACTGGATGCGCCGCTCGGCGATGCGCTGTCGGTCATTGATAGCCCTAAAGTCGGGGACCTCGCGAGGGGCGGTGTGGCCGAGCGTGCCGACGCTgacgagcacacacaaatacCATTATTCCGCGTACTCTCGCTGCCACGCGGACTGATTGGCGAtgatgcggcgccgcgcaccaGACGTGCCGAGGTGTGGCAGCCGGCTGTGGAGGGTAGCGAGAGCAAATCCAGCatcgcgacggcgctggcgtcgtcGGGAagggcgctgcaggagacaGACAGCGACGACAAGGACGCGCCACCTCTGAGGCTCCACGGCCTCGTCGCACCGCGACTGTCGCCAGGGGGCATACGAAGCGGGggccgcggcgtcgaggaCTGCGGTGCCCccgctgcgtcggcggcgtctACACCGTTGCTTCCCCTCTGTGCGTCTGTCagtagcggcagcagcgtatTCGTCAGCAGGCAGCTTCGCACCGAGCCGCTGAGTACGGCGCTGACCACACCCACCGACGCAGCAATGGCAgcctccgcagccgcgcgcagTCGGTCTGTAACCGGTGGCACACCGCTGCTTGACTCGTTCCGCATCGTCCTCTCCCCATGCCCCAGCAGCATCGCGCCGTCCTTCTCCCTCGTGCCATGCCCCACAGCATCGCGGGCGTTGTCGCCTGTGTCGGTCTCAGCGCCAattgtgcagcagcgatggcgtGATCAGGTCCGGGCTCGCACGAGGGTCGGCGTTGGGAGTGGGAGCGGCACCTCTCCCCTAACATCCGCCACATGTGCGCTGGACCCCGTTGGCGGGCATGCTTTGTGGATTCAGCCCCCGCCGCACCCGACCcatgcagcggcgcgctcgcgttgcggcagcgcaggcggcgacggtgacgggGACGCGGCGTCTGTGACACCACTGCACGAGGgggcaccgccaccatcgcgGCGGCCCGGTGGTAGGGGTGGCGCAAGTGAGATTGCCGCGCCGATGCCCCTTAGCTTCTCCTGCTTGGGTGCCGCGGCAAGCCTGTCAAAGGACGGGCCCGGGGTGAGGCGGGGGCGCGCCAGCCCACCACTATGCGATGCGTCACTGTGCAGCGGTCGCGACCACGCGGCCACGCTATCGCTTcgcctttccctcccccagCCAAGTTGCACCTCCctcgacgcagcgccgccgcctgcacccCAGCTGCAACAGCATCCCGGCAGTGCCCACAACCCGCCTGCCTCGGCAAACGCCACCACACAGAGCCTTTCACGGGATTCGCCTGCGGCACACGCATCGTcgcctccatcgctgccgcggcagaccgagccgcctcgctcgctccgTCCGGACCACGGCCAGCGtgacagcgccggcagcagcggcctgcCACCGTGGCCTTCCCCGCCCGTGACGAcggcgcaccaccacgacaGCGGCTTCTGCACCTCTCCCACGGATGCAGGATCGCACTCCAGTAACGGCCGCCGGTTGCCCGCGCAACCCTTTGTTTTCTCGGCGTCGGcatcgcagcgccgcctccagcccTCAGCGGTAACGGACTCGGTCACATCGCCGTCTGCGTGCGCCGAGTGGCAGTCGCGCGCTCGGCTGTACCACGAATCAAGGTACTTCGAGCCCCTCTGCGTACCGGGCGAAGCCGCGCCGATGAGacggtcgccgccgctgcaggccgACTCCTTGGCAGACTTGGCCGGCCGGTGCGTTGCAGACGGCTCGACCCTGCTAGCGGCCACGTCGCTCGCACAAACCAAAGGGGAGGGCTTGGTGTCGACGTGCtcgacaccaccgccatctccgatggtggcgccgccgcggccctcGCTGTCGCTCACCTCACAGCACGTGCCAGGGCGCACTTCGTCGGTCGGAGGAGAAGATGTGTGCCTATGGAACGCGACGCCGGACAGCTCGCGAAGGATGGCGCTGACATCGACTAGTCTGCCACGTGGCAGCCCGTTGGCGCGAGCAGCAAgggcatcggcggcgtcttcgtgGGCCCCGTCGCTCTGCTCGTCACCGACAGCAATGGCAGACATCGGCGGCTTGGGCAGCAAAGGCGGGATGGCGCTTACGTGTGGCGGGGGCAGGAGACCCCACGgctctgccgcgctgcacgcgtcTCCTGCGGACGGAGACGGTCTCGTGCACTTTGGGGTGGAGTCGGAGCTCTGTGGGCTGCAGCGCATTCGAGACGCGAACTCTTCCTCGCTGACCGgcgtgagcagcgccgtccccGCGTCCACCGGGGTGGTTTTCGGGGGAAGTCAGCGAGCCGTTCCATCCATACTTCGCGTCGACAGCGAGAGTGGCGGAGCGGGTAGCAACGACTTGGGCAGCTTCAGCGACTATGTGCCATCCGCACTGCTACtggcgccacctccgccgctggTAGCGCTGCCTGCAAGCCAGTGCCCCTCCTCAAGAGCCtctctgcgcagcagcgactcagCGCCCCCAGCGGCGGTCACCAGCACTGCGGTCACCAGAGCAACAGCCTCTGCCCAGTATacctcgccgctgcagtggccCTCGCCGGTGCTGTGCACTCGTGAACGAAATACCGTGCtggcagctgccgcggccacgAGCGAGGCTCTGGCCGAAGGCAACGACGTGGTAgcagcgctggaggagggcgatGTTCAAGCAGACATCTCGGCAGCACTTGACGCTTCTCTCgacgtcaccgccgctgctgccgaaggCGTGACGGCACTGTCGCCCGCGCCGGTGCCTTCAGCGTCACCGGCTACGCAGTTTCGGTGCGCGTTTAGCtcgctgcgcggctgccgaaGTAGGCAAGAGGACAGCGTCATGATGGTGGCAGACctgccggtgcgcgtgcggagaagcaccactgcagcgccgaccactgccaccgctgctgcccctcctACTTCCACTGGAGCAGCCAGCGGAGCGAGTGCGCGAAGAGAAGCCGGGGCAGTGCGCGAAGACACAGAGTGGGCTGATGCGGACTCGATGCCAACACAGgaggtgacggcgacggcgcgccacGCCACGAATGTGCGAGACGAGGTTGTCTTCGCCTGCTTTGGCGTCTTTGATGGCCACTGCGGTGACACC belongs to Leishmania infantum JPCM5 genome chromosome 6 and includes:
- a CDS encoding putative acyl-coenzyme a dehydrogenase; this encodes MRTTLKGMMTRCTAPLRNAKSADLGTFFGASMPAAQSAAGFSFGLTEQQLQYQETARNFAKEKMIPVAAEYDRSMKYPHDVYKQAWELGLTNMHIPTKYGGLGASVMDGLVVQEELAYACSGMATAFEGNSLAEAPLLIAGTDAQNAKYLSRMVEEPLLAAYCVTEPTGGSDVAGMKTVAKKEGDKWVINGSKMWITNGGVANWYFVLARSEGGFTGFIVDADTPGVTLGQKEVMLGQRCSDTRGIMFENVVVPEENVVGEAGKGFQVAMKVFDFTRSAVAISAVGLARRATDEATKYARERVTMGKPIAQHQAVAFMLAEMAAGVEACRLMTYRAGWETDQGRRNTYCASCAKMMASNLAEKCSTNAVQIFGGNGYNTGYPVEKLYRDCKIFSIYEGTTQIQHAIIGRYVTGMRC